Proteins found in one Terribacillus sp. DMT04 genomic segment:
- the galU gene encoding UTP--glucose-1-phosphate uridylyltransferase GalU: MKIKKAIIPAAGLGTRFLPATKAQPKEMLPIVDKPTIQYIVEEAVKSGIEDIIIVSGRGKRAIEDHFDKSYELEDQLIKKDKMKMLEEIQGISNLADIHYIRQKEAKGLGHAISTAKKFIGDEPFAVLLGDDIVKTEGTPALKQLTDAFEKYRGSIVGVQQVPESEVSKYGVVAPQGSTSEPNLLQVSDLVEKPKKEEAPSNYAIMGRYVLTPEIFDILETLPAGAGGEIQLTDAIKELNKKQAVYACEFSGDRYDVGDKFGFIKATIEFALDRPDLKDQLQEYLNQSVKTENE; encoded by the coding sequence ATGAAAATCAAAAAAGCCATCATCCCCGCTGCAGGTTTAGGTACACGTTTCCTGCCAGCAACAAAAGCACAGCCAAAAGAAATGCTGCCAATAGTCGATAAGCCAACAATCCAGTACATAGTCGAGGAAGCAGTGAAATCCGGTATCGAGGACATTATTATTGTCAGTGGTCGTGGTAAGCGCGCTATTGAAGACCATTTTGACAAATCTTATGAGCTGGAAGATCAGCTTATCAAGAAGGACAAAATGAAAATGCTTGAAGAAATCCAAGGCATTTCGAACCTTGCGGATATTCATTATATCCGTCAAAAAGAAGCCAAAGGACTTGGCCACGCTATTTCTACAGCGAAGAAGTTCATCGGAGATGAGCCATTCGCTGTATTGCTTGGTGATGATATTGTTAAAACGGAAGGTACACCAGCACTAAAACAATTAACAGATGCTTTCGAAAAGTACCGTGGTTCAATTGTAGGTGTACAACAAGTACCTGAGTCGGAAGTATCCAAATATGGTGTGGTTGCTCCACAAGGATCAACCAGCGAGCCTAACCTATTACAAGTAAGCGATCTAGTAGAGAAGCCGAAGAAAGAAGAAGCACCTTCCAACTATGCGATCATGGGTCGTTATGTGTTAACACCGGAAATCTTTGATATCTTGGAAACTCTTCCTGCTGGTGCAGGTGGGGAGATTCAATTAACAGATGCGATTAAGGAATTGAATAAGAAACAAGCCGTTTACGCTTGTGAGTTCAGTGGTGATCGTTATGATGTAGGTGATAAATTCGGTTTCATTAAAGCAACTATTGAATTTGCTCTAGATCGCCCAGATTTGAAGGATCAACTGCAAGAATACTTAAATCAATCAGTAAAGACAGAGAATGAATAA